Proteins found in one Paenibacillus borealis genomic segment:
- a CDS encoding AI-2E family transporter, which yields MEQWSQSKWFRWMIGVLLSLIILYFVWLLRPMLEGIFLFLKAILAPFLAAMIISYVLNPVVTMLSKRKMPRSVAVLLIYAVFLTSLAVILINLIPMFIEQLEELNEHLPEMTLHAQGLMRNMNSRLIPPGVETGMNNWFFQLENRLAEGISHFLNNIASTIGILFNAFIVPFLVFYILKDFDVFERTVVSCLPRSRRKSIVTLLKDIDEALGNYIRGQFLVCIIIGVLAYIGYMIIGMPYALLFACVVAVFNIVPYMGPFLGAAPAIVMASTLSWRLVLMVAVVNTLCQMLESNVISPQVVGRKLHLHPLLIIFALLVGGEIAGMIGLILAVPFFAAGKVVIQHIIAYYIRRKPA from the coding sequence ATGGAGCAATGGTCCCAAAGTAAATGGTTCCGCTGGATGATCGGCGTGCTGCTCTCCCTGATCATTCTTTATTTCGTCTGGCTGCTCCGCCCAATGCTGGAGGGAATATTCCTGTTTCTAAAAGCGATCCTGGCCCCGTTCCTGGCGGCGATGATCATCTCATATGTGCTGAATCCTGTCGTCACTATGCTGTCCAAGAGAAAAATGCCGCGCAGTGTGGCCGTCCTGCTGATCTATGCCGTATTTCTCACCTCACTCGCGGTCATTCTGATCAACCTGATCCCCATGTTCATCGAGCAGCTTGAGGAGCTTAACGAGCATCTGCCGGAAATGACACTGCATGCGCAGGGTCTGATGCGGAACATGAACTCCAGACTGATTCCGCCCGGCGTGGAGACGGGGATGAATAACTGGTTTTTTCAGCTGGAAAACCGCCTGGCCGAAGGTATCTCCCATTTCCTTAATAATATTGCGTCTACGATCGGTATCCTTTTCAATGCATTCATCGTGCCTTTTCTGGTGTTCTACATTCTCAAGGACTTCGATGTGTTCGAACGGACCGTTGTATCCTGCCTGCCCCGTTCCCGCCGCAAGTCGATTGTCACCCTGCTGAAGGATATTGATGAGGCGCTCGGCAATTACATCCGCGGGCAGTTTCTTGTCTGCATCATCATCGGCGTGCTGGCCTATATCGGCTATATGATTATCGGGATGCCTTATGCGCTGCTCTTCGCCTGTGTGGTAGCGGTCTTTAACATTGTGCCTTATATGGGTCCGTTTCTGGGTGCGGCTCCGGCCATTGTAATGGCTTCAACCCTCTCTTGGCGCCTGGTACTGATGGTAGCTGTGGTGAATACACTATGCCAAATGCTGGAGAGCAACGTTATTTCGCCGCAGGTGGTCGGGCGGAAGCTTCATCTGCATCCGCTGCTGATTATCTTCGCGCTGCTGGTCGGCGGGGAAATCGCCGGAATGATCGGACTGATTCTGGCCGTGCCGTTCTTCGCAGCCGGTAAAGTGGTCATTCAGCATATCATCGCCTATTATATCCGCAGAAAGCCGGCATAA
- the bglS gene encoding beta-glucanase: MSCFMITTPASAATVFWEPLTYFNADTWAKADGYSNGGMFNCTWRANNISFTSGGQLRLALTSPAYNTFDGAELRSVYKYGYGKYEVNMMPAKNNGIVSSFFTYTGPSDGNPWDEIDIEFLGKDTTKVQFNYFTNGVGGHEKVVNLGFDASQGYHIYAFDWQPGSIKWYVDGVLKHTATSNIPTHAGKIMMNIWNGTGVDSWLGAYNGANPLYAYYDFVKYTSN; this comes from the coding sequence ATGAGCTGCTTTATGATTACAACGCCGGCTTCGGCGGCAACGGTCTTCTGGGAACCGCTAACCTATTTCAATGCTGATACATGGGCCAAGGCAGACGGATACTCCAACGGCGGCATGTTCAATTGTACGTGGCGTGCGAATAACATCAGCTTCACCAGCGGCGGACAGCTGCGGCTGGCCCTTACCAGTCCGGCCTACAATACCTTTGACGGTGCCGAACTGCGCTCTGTGTATAAATACGGCTACGGTAAATACGAAGTGAACATGATGCCGGCCAAGAATAACGGAATTGTCTCCTCCTTCTTCACGTATACCGGCCCGTCGGACGGCAACCCCTGGGATGAGATTGACATCGAATTCCTCGGCAAGGATACAACTAAGGTGCAGTTCAATTATTTCACGAACGGTGTAGGCGGCCATGAAAAGGTGGTTAATCTGGGATTTGATGCTTCGCAGGGCTATCATATCTATGCCTTTGACTGGCAGCCCGGCTCGATCAAATGGTACGTCGACGGAGTGCTGAAGCATACGGCCACCAGCAATATCCCCACCCACGCTGGTAAAATTATGATGAACATCTGGAACGGTACCGGGGTAGATTCCTGGCTCGGCGCTTATAACGGTGCGAATCCGCTCTATGCCTATTATGATTTTGTGAAATATACGAGCAACTGA
- a CDS encoding extracellular solute-binding protein — protein sequence MRLYALLAVVIMLVSGCSFAGDDPPDIIPAAAQPEAQTVHYDEELGKYVPAVDLYTVGVINPDMSFKEGESLESNVHTRWAEERLGIRIRYLWTLLGSSEIYANKLRLELAKGNMPDIVTTRDREVIQELIDSGQFREAGSLFQRYASPVWKAAMDEEPAVWNSLERDGQQYAIPILDYEYNSDPVLWIRADWLKKLKLPVPETLDELETVMDAFANGDPDGNGLKDTFGLSVSFRNGASTWMGDASWIFGAFGTVPEQWNTQADGTLQYGSVMPAAGQALALMKSWVDKGYISRDNAWQDEEGAAALFTSGKAGIIAGPFWMRGWPLNKLADLNPEAVIQAVPIPSGPDGRVQRRGLLPVNGAILINKKMEHPEIFFTYQNYLFDYYATSSGEFANGLAKGYDWTEQDGGPVTDPALLPQGGIRVESYTLTFDGARIPSRVIQEIPQDIAPVLLSQLDASLQDQFTGPPTRTMRTSWELLQKLEQKTFEQIIFGDLRVSEFPAFVTKWSQYGGEQVTREVGEWYLDQR from the coding sequence ATGCGTCTATATGCACTTCTCGCTGTAGTAATCATGCTGGTCTCCGGCTGCTCCTTCGCCGGAGATGATCCCCCTGATATCATTCCGGCAGCCGCGCAGCCAGAGGCTCAGACTGTACATTATGATGAAGAGCTTGGCAAATACGTTCCCGCTGTAGATTTATATACCGTCGGAGTGATCAATCCCGACATGAGCTTCAAAGAAGGCGAAAGCCTGGAGTCTAACGTGCATACCCGCTGGGCCGAAGAGCGGCTGGGAATCCGCATCCGTTATTTATGGACGCTCCTCGGCTCCTCCGAGATCTATGCCAATAAGCTGCGTCTCGAGCTGGCCAAAGGGAATATGCCGGATATCGTAACCACACGGGACCGTGAAGTAATTCAGGAGCTGATTGATTCCGGTCAATTCCGGGAAGCCGGCAGCCTGTTCCAGCGTTATGCCTCTCCGGTATGGAAGGCTGCAATGGACGAGGAACCGGCGGTCTGGAACAGCCTGGAGCGGGACGGCCAGCAATATGCGATTCCCATTCTCGATTATGAGTATAACTCAGACCCGGTATTATGGATCCGCGCGGATTGGCTGAAGAAGCTGAAGCTACCAGTGCCGGAGACCCTGGATGAGCTGGAGACGGTTATGGATGCCTTTGCAAACGGTGATCCGGACGGGAACGGCCTGAAGGATACGTTCGGATTATCTGTAAGCTTCAGGAATGGAGCCAGCACCTGGATGGGCGATGCAAGCTGGATCTTCGGAGCCTTCGGGACGGTCCCCGAGCAGTGGAACACTCAGGCGGACGGCACTCTGCAGTACGGGTCCGTGATGCCGGCCGCCGGGCAGGCGCTTGCCCTCATGAAGAGCTGGGTGGACAAGGGGTATATCTCCAGGGATAATGCCTGGCAGGATGAAGAAGGAGCCGCAGCGCTGTTCACTTCGGGCAAGGCCGGCATCATTGCCGGACCGTTCTGGATGCGGGGCTGGCCGCTGAACAAGCTGGCAGACCTTAACCCGGAGGCCGTAATCCAGGCTGTCCCCATTCCTTCGGGTCCTGACGGGAGGGTGCAGCGGCGGGGGCTGCTTCCTGTTAACGGAGCCATTCTGATCAACAAGAAGATGGAGCATCCGGAAATCTTTTTCACCTATCAGAATTATCTGTTCGATTATTACGCCACCTCGAGCGGAGAATTCGCGAACGGGCTGGCTAAGGGATATGACTGGACGGAGCAGGACGGCGGGCCTGTGACGGATCCGGCCTTGCTCCCGCAAGGAGGGATCCGTGTCGAGTCCTATACGCTGACCTTCGATGGAGCGCGAATTCCGTCCAGAGTGATTCAGGAGATTCCCCAAGATATAGCTCCGGTGCTGCTCTCGCAGCTGGACGCCTCCCTCCAGGATCAGTTCACCGGTCCGCCCACACGCACCATGCGGACCAGCTGGGAGCTGCTGCAGAAGCTGGAACAGAAGACGTTCGAGCAGATTATCTTTGGTGATCTTCGTGTAAGCGAATTCCCCGCCTTTGTCACCAAATGGTCGCAGTATGGCGGAGAGCAGGTTACCAGGGAAGTGGGCGAGTGGTATCTCGACCAGCGGTAA